From a single Ailuropoda melanoleuca isolate Jingjing chromosome 12, ASM200744v2, whole genome shotgun sequence genomic region:
- the CHST4 gene encoding carbohydrate sulfotransferase 4, translating into MILPKKMRPLLFLVSQMAIFALFFHLYGHSFNSLPTKEEPKPMHVLVLSSWRSGSSFVGQLFGQHPDVFYLMEPAWHIWTTFTQSTAWRLHMAVRDLIRAVFLCDMSVFDAYMKPGPRRQSSLFQWENSRALCSPPACNIFSRDMIIPQAHCKLLCNQQPFEVVEKACRSYSHVVLKEVRFFNLQVLYPLLRDPSLNLHIVHLVRDPRAVFRSREHTAGELMIDSRIVMGEHWEKLKEEEQPYYVMQVICQSQLEIYKAVQSLPKALRQRYMLIRYEDLVRDPIAQTAQMYKYVGLKFLPHLQTWVYNITRGKGMGNHAFHTNARNALNVSQAWRWTLPYQKVSRLQKVCNDTMTLLGYHLVRSEQEQKNLSLDLLSTWTPSK; encoded by the coding sequence ATGATACTGCCAAAAAAAATGAGGCCACTGCTGTTTCTGGTTTCCCAGATGGCCATCTTTGCTCTATTCTTTCATCTGTATGGCCACAGCTTCAACTCCCTACCCACGAAGGAGGAGCCCAAGCCCATGCATGTGCTGGTCCTGTCTTCCTGGCGCTCTGGCTCTTCTTTTGTGGGACAGCTTTTTGGGCAGCACCCGGATGTCTTCTACCTGATGGAGCCCGCCTGGCACATCTGGACGACCTTCACGCAGAGCACTGCCTGGAGGCTGCACATGGCAGTGAGGGACCTGATCCGTGCCGTTTTTCTGTGCGACATGAGTGTCTTTGATGCCTACATGAAACCCGGTCCTCGAAGACAGTCCAGCCTCTTCCAGTGGGAGAACAGCCGGGCCCTGTGTTCACCGCCTGCTTGCAACATCTTCTCCCGGGATATGATCATACCACAGGCTCACTGCAAGCTCCTGTGCAATCAACAGCCCTTCGAGGTGGTAGAGAAGGCCTGTCGCTCCTACAGCCACGTGGTGCTCAAGGAGGTGCGCTTCTTCAACCTGCAGGTGCTCTACCCACTGCTGAGAGACCCTTCCCTCAATCTGCACATTGTGCACCTGGTACGGGACCCCCGGGCAGTGTTCCGTTCCCGAGAACACACCGCAGGGGAACTCATGATTGATAGCCGCATTGTGATGGGGGAGCATTGGGAGAAACTCAAGGAGGAGGAACAGCCTTACTATGTGATGCAGGTCATCTGCCAAAGCCAGCTGGAGATCTATAAGGCTGTGCAGTCCTTGCCCAAAGCCCTGAGGCAACGCTACATGCTCATACGCTATGAGGACCTGGTCCGGGACCCCATTGCTCAGACTGCCCAAATGTATAAATATGTGGGACTGAAATTCTTGCCCCATCTCCAGACCTGGGTGTACAACATCACTCGAGGCAAGGGCATGGGTAATCACGCCTTCCACACTAATGCCAGGAATGCCCTCAACGTCTCCCAGGCCTGGCGCTGGACCTTGCCTTACCAAAAGGTTTCTCGACTTCAAAAAGTCTGCAATGATACCATGACTTTGCTGGGCTACCATCTTGTCAGATCTGAGCAAGAGCAGAAAAACCTGTCACTGGATCTTCTGTCTACATGGACTCCCTCCAAGTAA